One genomic segment of Methanothermobacter wolfeii includes these proteins:
- a CDS encoding RNA-protein complex protein Nop10, whose translation MKMKRCSSCGEYTLRDVCPHCGGATGVVYPPKFSPEDRYGKYRRKLKRELLMKNNGE comes from the coding sequence ATGAAGATGAAGAGATGCAGTTCATGCGGGGAATACACCCTCAGGGATGTCTGCCCTCACTGCGGGGGAGCCACGGGAGTAGTATACCCTCCGAAATTTTCCCCTGAGGACAGGTACGGTAAGTACAGGAGAAAGCTGAAAAGAGAGCTTCTCATGAAGAATAACGGTGAATAA
- a CDS encoding translation initiation factor IF-2 subunit alpha, which produces MVRRKNEWPEEGELVVGTVHKVLNYGAFATLEEYPGKEAFIHISEVSSGWVKNIRDFVRENQKIVARVLRVNPRKGHVDVSMKRIREDQRTKKIQAWKIEQKAEKFLELAAKDLGVDLDTAYEKVGYELMDIFGDLYGAFETAAEEGEQALIDEGIPEDWASAITEIARRNITPPEVQITGYVDIKSYAPNGVEIIRKALKSAQDEGIIVQAVGAPRYRLIVKSTDYLDAEKQLKEAAQKCIEIVEKEGGEGEFHRELT; this is translated from the coding sequence ATGGTAAGAAGAAAAAATGAATGGCCTGAGGAGGGCGAACTCGTAGTGGGAACCGTCCACAAGGTCCTTAACTACGGCGCCTTCGCAACCCTGGAGGAATACCCGGGGAAAGAGGCTTTCATTCATATCTCAGAGGTCTCCTCTGGATGGGTTAAAAACATAAGGGACTTTGTAAGGGAAAACCAGAAAATAGTTGCAAGGGTCCTGCGCGTCAATCCAAGGAAGGGACATGTTGATGTCTCAATGAAAAGGATACGTGAGGATCAGAGGACAAAGAAGATCCAGGCCTGGAAAATTGAGCAGAAGGCTGAAAAATTCCTTGAACTGGCAGCAAAGGATCTTGGAGTGGACCTTGACACGGCCTATGAAAAGGTTGGATATGAACTCATGGACATATTCGGCGACCTCTACGGCGCCTTCGAAACCGCTGCAGAGGAGGGTGAACAGGCCCTTATAGATGAGGGAATCCCTGAAGACTGGGCATCAGCGATAACAGAGATCGCCAGACGCAACATAACACCCCCTGAGGTTCAGATAACTGGTTACGTCGATATCAAGTCATACGCACCCAACGGTGTCGAGATCATCAGGAAGGCCCTTAAATCAGCCCAGGATGAGGGCATAATCGTCCAGGCTGTTGGGGCTCCAAGGTACAGGCTAATCGTGAAATCCACGGATTATCTTGATGCAGAGAAACAGCTCAAGGAAGCTGCCCAGAAGTGCATAGAGATAGTGGAGAAGGAGGGTGGAGAGGGAGAATTCCACCGTGAGCTGACATGA
- a CDS encoding 30S ribosomal protein S27e translates to MFYNTRSNFLRVKCMDCGNQQVVFDRAASQVQCIICGKTLVEPTGGKSKIKAQILEVLD, encoded by the coding sequence ATGTTTTACAATACAAGAAGCAATTTTCTCCGTGTTAAATGCATGGACTGTGGCAATCAGCAGGTTGTCTTTGACAGGGCAGCGTCACAGGTACAGTGCATAATCTGTGGTAAAACACTGGTTGAACCAACAGGAGGAAAATCAAAGATTAAAGCCCAGATTCTAGAGGTCCTGGATTAA